In Streptomyces rapamycinicus NRRL 5491, the genomic stretch AACCACCACGAAGCGGTGAACCCTCCTTGATGAGATCCTGCGTCGTGCGCCCTCCTACAGCGAGCCGGGCACCCTCCTCCTGCCCGAGCCGCAGATAGGAGCGGACGGTGTCGTACTGGCTCTCGGTGGCGAGCGGGCCCATGCCGGTTGCCAGGTCCATCGGGTCGCCGACCGCGATGGACCTGGCGTGTGCGGCCAGCCGCTCGACGAAGTCGTCGTAGACGGAGGCCTCGATGAGCACCCGGGAGCCGGCCACGCACGCCTGACCGGCATTGGGTGTGAAAACGCCCGCCGAGACACCGGCGACCGCGGCGTCCAGGTCCGCGTCGGCGAACACGATGTTGGGGGACTTCCCGCCCAGTTCGAGCAGCAGGTTCTTGATGTTCACCGTGGCGCGCTCCATGACCCGCCGGCCGGTCTCCGTCGAGCCGGTGAAGCTGATCTTGCCGATACCGGGGTGTCCGGTGACCGCGTCACCCACCTTGGAGCCGCGTCCCGAGACGACGTTCACGAGTCCTGGCGGGATGTCGAGTTCGTCGAACAGCCGAGTCGCCTCGAGGATGGACACCGTCGCCTGCTGTGCGGGTTTGACCACGATCGCATTGCCCGCGGCGAGGGAGGCGGCCACCTTCGCGAAGAAGACGGGAAGCGGCCCGTTCCACGGGATGATCAGCGCGGTGACCCCCACGGGCTCCCAGCGGGTGTAGGCGAACGCGCCGGGGCGAACATCCACGGTGGACCCTTGAATGTTCTCGGCCAGTCCGGCTATGTAGCGGACCTGCATGGCGGCACCGGGAAGTTGGGCGAAGCGGGTCTCGCGCAGCGGGCGGCCGTTGTCGCGGGTTTCCACCTCGGACAGCCATTCGGCGTTCGTCTCGATGGCATCAG encodes the following:
- a CDS encoding aldehyde dehydrogenase family protein, producing MLGSTEVREKTLKEFLNYIGGERRPSRSGAWLDSVDPSTGQVWARIPASTAGDVDDAVRAAQHAFDSGDWTDLPAAERAARLRAWADAIETNAEWLSEVETRDNGRPLRETRFAQLPGAAMQVRYIAGLAENIQGSTVDVRPGAFAYTRWEPVGVTALIIPWNGPLPVFFAKVAASLAAGNAIVVKPAQQATVSILEATRLFDELDIPPGLVNVVSGRGSKVGDAVTGHPGIGKISFTGSTETGRRVMERATVNIKNLLLELGGKSPNIVFADADLDAAVAGVSAGVFTPNAGQACVAGSRVLIEASVYDDFVERLAAHARSIAVGDPMDLATGMGPLATESQYDTVRSYLRLGQEEGARLAVGGRTTQDLIKEGSPLRGGFYAEPSLFTTEDNGLRISQEEIFGPVAVALPFDGEDQAVTLANNTPYGLAAGVWTEDVRRAHRMANRLRAGNVWVNTYKAMHWAMPFGGQKQSGNGGTANGATALHEWMDLKSVWMNVE